The genomic stretch AGGACCAGACCGGCGTGTGGAACAGGATGTAGTCGATGACGTGGCCGTAGACGGCGCGGTCGATCAGATTGCCCAGCGCGCCGCCGATGATCAGGGCAAAGCCGGTGCGGGCGATGACATGGGCCGATGGCGTGCGGGTGGCGAGGTAGAGCACGAAAGCAACGACCAGCACGGCGATGACCACAAGGCCGGTGTCGCCGAAGGAGGAGAACATCGAGAAAGCAATGCCGGTGTTGTAGGTGCGAAACAGCGCCAGGAACGGCACCAGATCGAGCTTTTCCTGGAAGGGCAGGCCGGTCTCGACCAGGTGCTTTATCCACTGATCGAGCGCTATAGCCGCGACGACGAGCAGCGCGTAGGGGGACCATGATCTCAAGGGCGGACAACCTTCATTGCTGGTCGGCGATTGGTTCGAGCTTCAGCGCGCCGCGACGGATCTCGAACAGCATGATGCCGGTGGCGACGGCCAGATTGAGCGAATCGGCGCGGCCGGCTTGTGGGATCCGTAGCAGCCTGTCGCAACTCGCCGCCAGGCTTTCGGGCAGGCCCTGCTGCTCGTTGCCCATCATTAGCAGCACCGGCCCACGGGAAAAGTCGACCGAGCGGTAATCGACGGCGCCTTTCAGATGCGTGCCGGCGACGAGGCCTGAAAACCCGCCGCGCCAGGCAAGGAAAGCCTCGGTCGTCGCCTTGGCCACCGGCACGGCGAAAATGGAACCCATGGTGGCGCGCACTGTCTCCACCGA from Mesorhizobium sp. NZP2077 encodes the following:
- the lspA gene encoding signal peptidase II, producing the protein MRSWSPYALLVVAAIALDQWIKHLVETGLPFQEKLDLVPFLALFRTYNTGIAFSMFSSFGDTGLVVIAVLVVAFVLYLATRTPSAHVIARTGFALIIGGALGNLIDRAVYGHVIDYILFHTPVWSFANVFNLADAFISVGAALVVFDELIGWRREPKPSNAKPPKD